One Dehalococcoidia bacterium genomic window carries:
- a CDS encoding EVE domain-containing protein: MATTYWLLVGTPGNFRKSREMGFTVQGVKSRHRAKAEKMRPGDRVMLYVTGVQAFAGTATITSTYWEEHTPVWTSEKKGEDYPWRFKVTPDVLLDEKDFLPAADWATKLAYVQKWPPAHWRLAFQGNVHIIPEGDFAALESAMRAVVKQPAGRRP; encoded by the coding sequence ATGGCGACCACTTACTGGCTGCTCGTCGGGACGCCAGGCAACTTCCGCAAGAGCCGCGAGATGGGCTTCACCGTGCAGGGCGTGAAAAGCCGCCACCGCGCCAAGGCGGAGAAGATGCGCCCCGGCGACCGGGTCATGCTCTACGTCACAGGCGTGCAGGCCTTCGCGGGGACGGCCACGATCACGTCCACCTACTGGGAGGAGCACACGCCCGTCTGGACGAGCGAGAAGAAGGGCGAGGACTATCCCTGGCGCTTTAAGGTCACGCCGGACGTGCTGCTCGACGAGAAGGACTTCCTGCCCGCGGCGGATTGGGCCACAAAGCTGGCCTACGTCCAGAAGTGGCCGCCCGCGCACTGGCGCCTCGCGTTCCAGGGCAACGTCCACATCATCCCGGAGGGCGACTTCGCGGCGCTGGAGTCGGCGATGCGCGCCGTTGTGAAGCAGCCGGCGGGACGCCGCCCATGA